The DNA region ccttaacatttattcattcacagatatttgagcacctactacatgctagGCCTATCTAGGCACTGGaggatacagtagtgaacaaaacaaaaatccctgccttcataaAGTTTACTGCTGTACTGGGAGTAACAGGTtatggaaagagaggaagaaaggaagaaaggaagaaaggaagaaaggaagaaagaaagaaagaaagaaagaaagaaagaaagaaagaaagaaagaaagaaagaaagaaagaaagaaaggaagaaaggaaggaaggaaggaaggaaggaaggaagggagggaggaagggaaggaaggaaggaaggaaggaaggaagggaaggaaggaaggaaggaagaaagaaagaaagaaaaagaaaacacatagcaTGTCAGTAataagtgctaaggagaaaaacaaagcaggaaggGGGACAGAAATTCTTTTACGCAGAGTGCAGTTTTGGACGGGGTGTTCTGGGAAGTGCTGCTTGCTTTAACCTGGGAAAGAATAAGAGAGACTGCCAAGGCTCCCCAGTGACGTCACAACTAGCTCTGTGACTCCACACCAGAGCGTTCGGCGGAGACCCTGGTCTCCTCTATGAAGTCAGCAGCCAGGCCCAGATATAGGGGAGAGGGTTGGGTCAGGCCGCCGGGCACGCTGGCTGCACGCAGAGTCCTTGGGGTACCGGCGGCGCGCACCTGCTGAGGGAGGGCCGAGGGCCTTGGCGGCTCAGGCGGTGATTCTGGCGTCCGTGAGGGGGGCAGCCCGGGGTCAGGATGCAGCGAAGACCCCGCCCGGGCTCTGCCGCGTTCCCGCACAAGCACACGCCCAACTTCTACAGCGACAACAGCAACAGCTCTATGAGCATCACCTCGGGGGAAAGCTGCGGGCACCGGTCAGCTGGGCCGGAGCCCGGGGAGCCCGAGGGCAGAAGAGGCCGGggctctagctgcggtgagcccGCCATGAGCGCTGGAGTGCCCGGAAGAACCACAAAGGCTGAAAGCTCTCGGCTGAAGCCGGCGCCTCGGAGCCACAGCGGGCCGACCGCCTCTGGCGCGGCAACCGTGAGGGGCGGGGCCTCGGGTGCGGGCGGGGTCGAAACCGGGGGAGAAGAGGGGCCTAAGGGGTGGGGCTTGGCGCGGAAGCGGGATAAAACTATCTGGGCGCCTCCTAAGGGGCGGGACCTGTAGGGTGAAAACAGGAGGTACTAGATAAGATGCCCCAAAGGGGGGCCTCGGTGTGGTGGACTGtcctggggtggggcggggaaaGTCCTGTGATTGGGCACCACTGAGGAGGCGCGGCCTCGGTGTTAGCATGAGTTGGCTACCAGGGAAATGGGGCCGTATCAAGACCtaaggctgggggcggggccacCGTTTGGGAGGTGGGACCACGTCTAGACCGAGCTTTCTGGGCGCGGGGGCGTCAGAGTGCTGCGAGAGACCCGGGATGGGGCTGCATTGGGACCAAAGCCCCTGAGGCTGCTCTGCTTCTGGGCTGGGGAACCTGCGGCCAGGTGCCGGGGAAACAGCGGGCCTGCGGTGCGCAAGGCCTCAATGGAGCCCCTTGGGCTCCCGCAGAACCGGCTGGCTCTCCCGGTGTCCCTGAGGAGCAGCTCGACCTCTCGACTCTGGATCCGAGGCAGGAGATACCTCCCCCGCGAGTGTCCAAGAGCTTCCTGAGTACGGGCCAGGCCAGCCCAGATCCCCTCTGACCCTCTGGCCCCCCTCTCCGAATTCCATTTCTCACCTCTGGGGCCCTGGTTTCAGTTCTGAGCCCCCAGCCCGTGTCTGATTCTCCAGCTCTTTCTCTGAGCCCGATCCATCTTCCCTGAGAATGAGAATCCAAATCATTCTCCTCGCCCGCATCTAATTCTCCTAGCCCACACCGCTGTTCCTGAGTCCCTATCCCCGAGCCCCCTTCCTAAGCCCCTTCTGAACCTCGAACACCACGCTCTGTGAGCCCCTCACCTCTCCCCCTCCCTAAGCCTAGTCCCTTCTCTGAGCCCCCTCTCTTCTCCTCAGGCCCACTCTTCCAGGTGCTGAGCGTGTTGTTATCCCTGGTAGGAGGTGTGCTGGTCAGTGTGTACAggtcagagggagggaaaggggagccccaggggctgctccttgagggggtggggagcagggccagACCCGGCTGCGGCTTGAGCCGATTCACACCTGTGTTCACAGGAGCTGGGTCTAGGACACTGGGGTGGGGTCCGTGGGGTTCGCTAGGGTATCGGGGCCTCAGCCTCCCTCCGGTTCTTTAGGGAGGTCTGTTCCGTCCGCTTCCTGCTCACGGCTGTGTCACTGCTGAGCCTCTTTCTGGCAGGTGAGAGGGCGGTGAATTCCCTAGGCCCTAGCCCTGGCTGCTTTGGAGGCAAACGTGGTACATTTTCTCCTGTACCCTTCAGCCCACTCAGTCTCTTCAGAGGCTCACAGCTCCTCACAGTCCCCTTCAGAGCCTTCTAGTCCCCCCCTCAGACTCAGCCCCTTCAAGCCTCTTCTCTCCCCGCTGTCCCCTTTatgccagggaaaccctctcccttctcttcccctgaGACCAGCCCCCTCTTTCTCCAGCACTCTGGTGGGGACTCCGGTACCTGGCCCCTCCTTTGGAGAATGTGAGTCGGGGAGACTGTCCCGGGGTGGGTGGTTGGCAGGCTGTGAACCTGCAGGTTGTGTGGAGTCCCCTGGGCCGCTGGGAGCAGGGCAGTGCTGGAAGCTATAACCCTAAGGAAAGGCTGGATATAAACAGGAGATTTCTGAAGGATTGTGCCCAGAGGTGCTTGAGGGTCTGTCTCTGAGAGGTCctggaagggcagggcaggggggcaggggttgGCAGTCCTCAGAAGCAAGGCCCTTTGAGTCTGGCCTCCCACACTGAGGTGGGAACAGAGGTGGGTGGGAGCTCAGCAGCACTGTAttttgtccctccctcctccctccaacaGGAACCTAAGGAGATACTGACTCTAAGGTGAGAGAGAGCACCtggggtggggagttgggggcCTCAAAGGTGCTGAAGTGTCCAGGGGGACAGGGAGCCAACTGCACCGTGCCAACCTTCTGTCTGCAGCGAATACCACGAGCGCGTGCGCTCCCaggagcagcagctgcagcagctccgGGCTGAGCTGGTTAAACTCCACAAGGAGGTGTCCAGCGTTCGCGCAGCCAACAGCGAGGTGAGCCCCGCAGACTCATCCTGTTCTCAGAACCAGGTCCAGGAGCTCGGGCCCCAGGAGCCTGGCCCCGTGGCTCTGCCCATTGCACAGTCCCGGCCCACCTTGCAGCTCTGCTCCCTGAGTCCTGAGCCTTAAGGCCCTGCCTAGAGCCCCGCCTTTGGAATTTCTCCCGGGGCCCACAAAGTCTATCCCCAGAGAACTCTGCCCCACTATAAAAGCTGCCCGCAAGCCCCGcccctccaggccctgccctctcTCTTTTCAGAGAGTGGCCAAACTCGTATTCCAGAGGCTGAGTGAGGACTTTGTGCGGAAACCCGACTATGCGCTGAGCTCTGTGGGTAAGACTCAGAGACACAGGCAGAACTATGCACATGAGCGGCTCCAGGAGACCAACCTCAAACAGACCCTGCCCCAGCTGTCAGTCAGGCCTAGGAGCCCCTGAGTGGTTGCTTCTCCCTGCTCCAGGAGCCTCCATCGACCTAGAGAAGACGTCCCCCGACTACGAGGATGCGAACACTGCCTACTTCTGGAATCGCTTCAGCTTCTGGAACTATGCGCGACCGCCCACGGTTATCCTGGAGGTGGGCCTGGAACCTAGATCCCTGAACGGGACCTGGGGCGGGACTCTGGGAAAAGGACCCCCGCAGCTCCCCTGGGGTGGGACCTGACTGAACTGAGGGCGTGGCGCCAGGCGGAGCCCTGCTGGGCAGAAGTCCTGGAGGCAGGGCCTGGCTTGTTTGGGGTGAGGCCGAGAACGACATGATACTGAAGAGACCTGGCCCTACTAGGTACTGGGGCCCTGGGCAGACACCGGGCTGGGGTTGGAGGACTGGGCGGGGCCCATGATGGGGTCAACCTGTCCTGTGGTTCTGATGGGCTGTGTGTCTGTCTGCCCGCCTGCAGCCAGATGTGTTCCCTGGGAATTGCTGGGCTTTTGAGGGCGACCAGGGCCAGGTGGTGATCCAGTTGCCGGGTCGTGTGCAGCTGAGCGACATCACTCTGCAGCATCCACCGCCCAGCGTGGCACACACCCGGGGAGCCAAGAGCGCCCCGCGTGACTTCGCAGTCTATGTAAGTGGGGCTGAGGCCAAGGAGGTGGGGGATTTTTGCCTAGAGAGCACAAGGCAGTCATGAAAACTGAGACTACTGAGTCTTTGCTcgctcatccataaaatggagatactaCCACTTGCCTCTCAAGGCTGCTGCAGGTTATAATTATAACCATATTCAAATATTAGTTAtggtttattgagtgcttactccgTGCAGAGTACTTTACATGGATTATATATCCTTGCATCCACACAACCACCTATGAAGTGCAAGTGGTCGAACTAAAATTTGCAACTTGATTTCTTTGAGCCCACATTCCACACTATACTATCCTaacaccaaaaaataaatgagaatatgCATACAGATACTGAACAGAGTTGGTGCTAAACAGTtactctccctcctccacctgtgCCTCACTGTTCCTCCACTCATTCTTCACTTACTAGGGCCTCCAGGTTGATGATGAGACTGAAGTTTTCTTGGGGAAATTCACCTTCGATGTGGAGAAATCTGAGATTCAGACTTTCCACCTAGAGGTATGTTTGTCTCACAGTGAAGGAATATTGGGGAGGAAGGCAGTCCTTGGGAGACCAGGCCTTGGCATGATCCATTTGTCTCCCCAGAATGACCCCCCAGCTGCCTTTCCCAAGGTGAAGATCCAGATTCTAAGCAACTGGGGCCACCCCCATTTCACATGCTTGTATCGAGTCCGAGCCCATGGCATTCAAACCTCAGAGGGGGCAGGGGACAGTGCCACAGGGGGGGCCCATTAAACATGCTGATTGTTGGAGTAGAGTGGAGGTCTATGCTGAAAGAAGCTGGATCAGTGCTGGGAGGGCTATTGCGGGAAGAAGGGTGTGTGGCGCTCTAGTTGCCTTTGGTATATAAACATGGTTGGGGGGTCTACCGAAACGCCCTCTTTGAGGGCGCAGCAGTAGATGATGTTTATGGAGTGTTTACCATGTGCACAAGACAGTACTCTGGACGTTATATGCCTTACCCTAACTAATCTTCACAGCCACAGAGGCGGAAGCCACTCAGGTCAGGaaagttgctcaaggtcacacagctaacgaAGAGCTCAAACACAGCAGGACCCCAAGCCTACCACCCTCTTGCAGAGCTGCCAGTCAGCATGAAGCCATGCTTGTGCACCTCAATTCTCACCCCAACTCTTGCTAGGTGCAGGTGGAGGAGGAACTACCCCTTCAGGTAAAAACTAGGGAGACTTGAGAACCTCTAGGAAGCATCTGAGTCAGAGTTGATGCAGGCCTGGTCGCCTTTACTCAGGTTGTCTTTACTGGGACCTGAGTGCACGACTATGCTAGGCACAGTACAGGTGGTCTAGTATTtaccagtccctgccctcaaggacccTGATAGGGGAGAGACGATGCTCCAGAAAAATGGGAGAATTCATTGATCCAAGAACTCTTCACTCTAAGGGTCAAAAGTAGAATGGGAgggaaaaagagggaggagacggACATTAAAGGGTTAATGAGTTCTGCCCAGgccaagaggagaaaaggaaaacaagtgtGAACAAAGAAACGTGCAACATCTTGACTATTAGGATCCTTTGTAGTGTGTTCATGTTTTGGAAGAATATATAGACTATTAACAGTGGTTACACCTCTAGAAAGTGGAATGCATGAGTATGTGGGGGGAGTGGAACATGCATCCATCTGTTTAAATTTTGGGGTTATTACTCTTAAAGCCTAAGGTTTTCTAACTAATGAACTAATACAGCTTTTCTAGAGGGCAACTTCATAGTAAGTACCAAAagccttaaattttttttgcagtacgcaggcctctcactgctgtggcctctcccgttgcggagcacaggctctggacgcgcaggctcagcggccatggctcacgggcccagccgctccgcagcatgtgggatcttcccagaccggggcacgaacttgtgtcccctgcaccggcaggcggactctcaaccactgcgccagcagggaagccccaagccttaaatttttttatactttttaatcactgcaattccacttctaagcaTGGATCCAAAGGATACCTAGGTATAATCTAAGTTAATACTTTAAGGATGTCCATCCTACTGTTGTTCATGaaggaaaaaactggaaatagtATCTAAGAAGACAAAGTACACTACAAAAATAATATGGAGACAATAGAAATGGTAATATAAGGGAATGTTTAATGTCATGAAAAGTAAATAATGATGTATGgataatttcttaaaaagcaaGCTAGGTTGgtatacataaaaatttttaatttccatatccGAAGAGTTACATAGACCAAAAGATACTATAACTGAAAAGACAATAGCCttggaggaaatattttcaacatgTATTAATAACTGAATAACTGTAACAGAATAAGGGCTATAAGGACAACAACAACAATCTATAAAAAGGCTGTTCAGAAGAAATACAA from Tursiops truncatus isolate mTurTru1 chromosome 15, mTurTru1.mat.Y, whole genome shotgun sequence includes:
- the SPAG4 gene encoding sperm-associated antigen 4 protein, which codes for MQRRPRPGSAAFPHKHTPNFYSDNSNSSMSITSGESCGHRSAGPEPGEPEGRRGRGSSCGEPAMSAGVPGRTTKAESSRLKPAPRSHSGPTASGAATVPGKQRACGAQGLNGAPWAPAEPAGSPGVPEEQLDLSTLDPRQEIPPPRVSKSFLSPLFQVLSVLLSLVGGVLVSVYREVCSVRFLLTAVSLLSLFLAALWWGLRYLAPPLENEPKEILTLSEYHERVRSQEQQLQQLRAELVKLHKEVSSVRAANSERVAKLVFQRLSEDFVRKPDYALSSVGASIDLEKTSPDYEDANTAYFWNRFSFWNYARPPTVILEPDVFPGNCWAFEGDQGQVVIQLPGRVQLSDITLQHPPPSVAHTRGAKSAPRDFAVYGLQVDDETEVFLGKFTFDVEKSEIQTFHLENDPPAAFPKVKIQILSNWGHPHFTCLYRVRAHGIQTSEGAGDSATGGAH